GGAGTTCCTCTGTCCCTCGTATATGGATGGTGCGGGTGGTGGTGCGTGCGCGAGTCGACTCGCGGGGGGTTTGGTGAGGCCCGGCAGGCAGCTTCCCCACTACCTGCCGGGCCCGTCTGGGGGGTCAGCCGGTCTGCACGGGCTGATCGCCGGCGGCTCGCTCGAGCCGCAGCATCTTGATCTCGGCGTCGAAGTCGTCGACCGACTCGAACGCGCGGTAGACGCTCGCGAAGCGCAGGTAGGCCACCTCGTCGAGCGCCCGCAGCGGGGCCAGGATCGCGAGGCCGACGTCGTTGGCGTCGAACTCGGCCTGACCGCTCAGGCGCAGGGCGTCCTCGACCTCCTGGCCGAGGCAGGCGAGCTGGGCATCGGTGACCGGGCGGCCCTTGCAGGCCTTCCGGACGCCGGCGATCGCCTTGTCGCGGTTGAACGGCTCGGTCGCGCCGGAGCGCTTGAGCACCGTGAGCTGCATCTTCTCGACCGTGGTGAAGCGGCGGTCGCACGCGGCACACGTACGCCGCCGGCGGATCGAGGCGCCGTCGTCGGCCACCCGGGAGTCGAGGACCTTGGTGTCCTCGTTCTTGCAGTTGGGACAGTGCACGGCGGTCCTCCTCTCGAGCGGTGGGCGCGCGTCATACACCCACATAACGGGGTGTCGGCTGGGGATGTTCCTGTGGACAACTAGTCTCGGGCTGTGTGGTTCGCCCTCTGGCCTGTGCACCAGATGTGGATAACTACAGCGGTGTAAGTACTAGATGTAGTGGTAACCGTACGCCCCGACCACAACGCCTGGCAAGCGAACGCGAATCCTCGGCCGAGGTATTTCGCCGGCTCGACAAAACCGCAGGTCAGTGCGCGGCACGGCACCTCGGGGGCGGTCCTGGACGGCGTGTCGGTCGGCGCCAAACTCGTCGAACCCCTGCCCCATGAGGCCCCATCCGCCACAATGACGGGGTGTCCACAGCGGGGAAGCGAGCAGGTGCGCGGAGAGGCGCGCGGCCCCCGCGGACCCTCGACCGGACCGCCCTCGTCCTCGGTGCCGCGATCACCCTGTGCGTGGTGGCGTGGGGCTACCTCGTCTACGCCGCCATCGACTTCGGCACGGCGGCGCGCAGCTCCTCCGGCGGCTCGGCCTGGCTGTTCATGGCGCTGGCCTGCCTCGGCGCGATCGCCTGCCTGTTCGCAGGTCTGATGCTGGTCGCCCGGCTGATGCGGACCCTCGGGATCACCGAGGCGCCACCCCCTCCGGACGACGCTCCCCCGCGCCCCGTCGGCGGGAAGCGCGCCGCCCGCTGACCGTGGAGGTTCCGAGCCGCCCACTGGCTCGGAACCTCCACGATCTTGGGGCGGGCGACGGGCCGTGCGTCCCGCCCTCCCCGATCGCGGCATCGGGCGCGGCGCA
The sequence above is drawn from the Nocardioides sp. zg-1228 genome and encodes:
- the nrdR gene encoding transcriptional regulator NrdR, whose product is MHCPNCKNEDTKVLDSRVADDGASIRRRRTCAACDRRFTTVEKMQLTVLKRSGATEPFNRDKAIAGVRKACKGRPVTDAQLACLGQEVEDALRLSGQAEFDANDVGLAILAPLRALDEVAYLRFASVYRAFESVDDFDAEIKMLRLERAAGDQPVQTG